A region from the Sulfolobales archaeon genome encodes:
- a CDS encoding 30S ribosomal protein S4 yields MGDPKKPRKKWERPGHPWIKARLEEEMRLMGEYGLRNKRELWRAQTLLRKIRARARSLLALPPDVRAKEEEALVNRLYRMGLLKSATASLDDILSISISDVLERRLQTIVYRKGLAKTIHMARQLIVHGHIAIAGRRVTSPGYLVSRDEEELVGLYRGTPVKS; encoded by the coding sequence ATGGGAGATCCTAAGAAGCCTAGGAAGAAGTGGGAGAGACCTGGACACCCTTGGATCAAGGCTAGGCTTGAGGAGGAGATGAGGCTTATGGGAGAGTATGGGTTGAGGAATAAGAGGGAGCTGTGGAGAGCCCAGACACTTCTTAGAAAGATCAGAGCCAGGGCTAGATCGCTCCTAGCCCTTCCACCAGATGTTAGGGCTAAGGAGGAGGAGGCCCTTGTGAATAGGCTATATAGGATGGGGCTTCTTAAGAGCGCTACAGCATCTCTAGACGATATACTGAGCATATCAATAAGCGATGTTCTCGAGAGAAGGCTACAGACAATTGTATATAGAAAAGGGCTTGCAAAGACAATCCATATGGCTAGACAGCTAATAGTGCATGGCCACATAGCAATAGCTGGTAGGAGGGTTACATCGCCAGGCTATCTGGTTTCGAGGGATGAGGAGGAGCTTGTAGGGCTCTACAGGGGAACACCTGTTAAGAGCTAG
- a CDS encoding DNA-directed RNA polymerase subunit D — translation MESRGIEGAGIEILRRDDISIELIVRGIPLPVLNAIRRIMQLEVPTAAVEDVIFYENSTPIYDEIIAHRLAMLPIASEEALKKLKPPEECSACFEESSSVPPEELSKICEGCFTIMSFQGEASSEPLYVYARDLKTDDPDIRPVYPEIPVTVIGPGQRLSFDARIRIGRGTEHIKWSPVTVAGTRYVASITTRPVPAERAGEAEKCVEVCPVRILSFNREERRIEVSDIYKCTLCMQCVKRCPPGSIDVRYREDEYILFYESAGQLRVKTILAMAIDILISKLDHLISQVKSIRGG, via the coding sequence TTGGAGAGCAGGGGAATTGAAGGGGCAGGGATAGAGATCCTTAGAAGAGATGACATATCCATCGAGCTCATTGTAAGAGGGATCCCACTCCCGGTTCTAAATGCTATAAGGAGGATAATGCAGCTCGAGGTTCCAACAGCGGCTGTAGAGGATGTTATATTCTATGAGAACAGCACCCCTATATATGATGAGATAATAGCCCATAGGCTTGCAATGCTCCCCATAGCCTCTGAAGAGGCCCTTAAAAAGCTAAAGCCTCCTGAGGAGTGCTCCGCATGCTTCGAGGAATCCTCTAGCGTGCCTCCTGAGGAGCTCTCAAAGATCTGCGAGGGTTGCTTCACAATAATGAGCTTCCAGGGCGAGGCTTCTTCAGAGCCTCTATATGTATATGCTAGGGATCTAAAGACTGATGATCCAGATATAAGGCCTGTATACCCCGAGATACCGGTTACAGTTATAGGTCCGGGACAGAGGCTCTCCTTCGACGCTAGGATAAGGATTGGGAGGGGGACTGAGCATATAAAGTGGAGCCCTGTCACAGTTGCGGGGACTAGATATGTTGCAAGCATAACAACCAGGCCAGTACCTGCTGAGAGGGCTGGCGAGGCTGAAAAATGTGTTGAGGTATGCCCTGTGAGAATCCTTAGCTTTAATAGGGAGGAGAGGAGGATCGAGGTGAGCGATATATATAAATGCACCCTCTGCATGCAGTGTGTTAAGAGATGCCCACCAGGGTCTATTGATGTGAGGTATAGAGAGGATGAATATATATTGTTCTATGAATCGGCTGGCCAGCTAAGGGTGAAGACCATACTGGCTATGGCTATTGATATCCTTATAAGCAAGCTAGATCACCTAATATCGCAGGTGAAATCTATAAGGGGTGGCTAG
- a CDS encoding 30S ribosomal protein S13 yields MSEETAFIVRIANTDLPGALPVPIALSRIKGIGYNTALAICKSLGIDPRAKLGRLDQETISKLEAAVRDLAAMGFPPWMLNRRKDIETGRDIHLIGSDLLFAVREDIERLKRTKSWRGIRHALGLKVRGQRTATTGRTGVTVGVRKKKEQQQQQKK; encoded by the coding sequence ATGAGTGAGGAGACGGCTTTTATAGTTAGGATAGCCAATACAGATCTGCCTGGGGCTCTACCGGTTCCCATAGCCCTCTCAAGGATCAAGGGGATCGGCTATAACACCGCTCTAGCTATTTGTAAATCCCTTGGGATAGATCCTAGGGCGAAGCTTGGGAGACTTGATCAAGAGACTATATCGAAGCTTGAGGCAGCTGTGAGAGATCTAGCTGCTATGGGTTTCCCACCGTGGATGCTTAATAGGAGGAAGGATATAGAGACTGGGAGGGATATACATCTGATAGGCAGCGATCTGCTATTCGCTGTTCGAGAAGATATTGAGAGGCTTAAGAGGACTAAGAGTTGGAGGGGTATAAGACATGCTTTAGGTCTCAAAGTTAGGGGTCAGAGAACAGCTACCACAGGTAGGACTGGAGTAACGGTTGGTGTTAGAAAGAAGAAGGAGCAGCAGCAACAGCAGAAGAAATAG
- a CDS encoding 30S ribosomal protein S11 has product MSLSSRELRWGIAHIYASFNNTHVHITDLSGAETIAKGSGGVVVKADREKPSPYAAMMVAYKVAQEAMEKGFTAIHIRVRAPGGHGPKTPGPGAQPAIRALARAGFVIGRIEDVTPIPHDTTRRPGGRRGRRV; this is encoded by the coding sequence ATGTCCCTATCATCTAGAGAGCTTAGATGGGGTATAGCCCATATATATGCCTCGTTTAACAATACACATGTACATATAACAGATCTCTCTGGAGCCGAGACAATAGCTAAGGGCTCCGGAGGGGTTGTTGTTAAAGCTGATAGGGAGAAGCCATCTCCATACGCAGCGATGATGGTCGCCTATAAGGTTGCCCAGGAGGCTATGGAGAAGGGGTTTACGGCGATCCATATAAGGGTTAGGGCTCCAGGAGGGCACGGACCCAAAACACCTGGCCCAGGTGCACAGCCAGCTATAAGGGCCCTTGCTAGGGCGGGGTTTGTGATAGGGAGAATAGAGGATGTAACCCCGATACCCCATGACACCACCAGGAGACCTGGTGGTAGGCGGGGTAGGAGGGTCTAG